Proteins co-encoded in one Streptomyces sp. JH34 genomic window:
- a CDS encoding type I polyketide synthase, giving the protein MEDPATADKLRDYLKRATTELERSRRRVRELEEQDHEPVAIIGMGCRYPGGIRTPEDLWRIVDEGVDVVSDFPTDRGWDVDALYDPEPGSPGKTYVRHGGFLHDVAECDPAFFGISPKDAPGTDPQQRMLLEVTWEAFERAGIDPTAVKGTQTGVFVGLMHHDYLGGTISGSIVSGRIAYTLGLEGPAVTMDTACSSSLVALHSAIQSLRKGECSLALAGGAALMASPEMFVEFSERRALSPDGRCHSFSDDAAGAAWAEGAGMLLVERLSDARRNGHKVLAVVRGSAVNQDGASNGLTAPSGPAQVRVIQQALADAQLAPHHIDAVEAHGTGTTLGDPIEAQAVIAAYGQDRPEGLPLWLGSIKSNMGHAQAAAGVGAVIKMVMAMRHGTLPRTLHVGTPTTAVDWSAGDVELLTEPRPWGGDGRPRRAGISSFGISGTNAHTVLEEAPATEDDGSAPHRTGLPVVPWLLSGKGADAVQRQAERLLAAAGDLDPYDVGHSLATTRSLFTHRAAVTGRDRDELLAALREVADGTRAPVVAPEPGRLAVLFSGQGSQRPGMGRTLHAAFPVFAAAFDEICAAFDEHLDRPLRDVMFDEDADGADAPLHRTVYTQAALFTFETALHRLLEHWGVRPDLLAGHSIGEIVAAHVAGVLDLKDAVTLVAARGRLMQDLPAGGAMVSLRATEAEVLALLTDGVDIAAVNGARSVVVSGDEAAVLAVAAQAEKSTRLKVSHAFHSHRMDPMLEPFREVLAGLTFHEPALPVVSNVTGRIADDLTDPDYWVRHVREAVRFHDGATTLAAEGATRFLEIGPDSVLSTMAQDVVPDAIGTQRRDRAEDTALVDALCRLHLTGTGPDWRTVFTGGRTVDLPTYPFRRDRHWEDAPILQAERQAASGGDAGDPFWDLVREQDVSAVAATLGLDDECSVAAVVPALATWHGRRQAHAAADGLRHRVTWEPLAPPATPALGGTWLAVVPASTADDPWTRAVTEGLAGNGLHVDVLTVPDTADRAALADALTGRTPADGILYLPAPATRPAALAALVQALGDTGADAPLWCATRDAVAHGAGATVTGFAQAALWGLGRVAALEHPDRWGGLVDLPAEAGPRTVARLAALLGDAGGEDQVVIRESGAHGRRLEHAPARAGAPWKPSGTVLVTGATGAVGAVVARRLAAEGAEHLLLTSRRGPDAPGADDLVRELTATGTGVTLTACDVSDRSALAGLLDSVPAQHPLTAVVHLAGALDDGVLDSLDADRFARVLGPKADAALHLHELTAGLDLSAFVLFSSLTATVGGAGQANYAAANAYLDALAEHRHAAGLPATSVAWGPWGGDGMAAHGAVRASARAMGMSLLDPDTALTALRRALDGGDTTVTVADVDWSVFAPAFTSTRPSPLLSALPEARRTTSGPDGANAADGFAEKLAGLTGGERERALYDLVCGQAAAVLGYGDAGAVEPTTAFRDLGFDSLTSVDLRNRISGAAGVPLPATLIFDYATPAALAKYLGTELAGADTSVDAVVAELERVAARLGDLTAEDLEQSRVTTRLQTLLKDLDKTLGQDAAAVTGRLEEASADDVFAFIDKELGSA; this is encoded by the coding sequence ATGGAAGACCCGGCAACGGCCGACAAGCTCCGCGACTACCTGAAGCGGGCCACGACCGAGCTGGAGCGCAGTCGGCGCCGCGTGAGGGAACTGGAGGAGCAGGACCACGAGCCCGTCGCCATCATCGGTATGGGCTGCCGCTACCCCGGCGGGATACGCACCCCCGAGGACCTGTGGCGCATCGTCGACGAAGGCGTCGACGTCGTCTCCGACTTCCCCACCGACCGCGGCTGGGACGTGGACGCGCTCTACGACCCCGAGCCCGGGTCCCCCGGCAAGACCTACGTGCGCCACGGCGGGTTCCTGCACGACGTCGCCGAGTGCGACCCCGCCTTCTTCGGCATCAGCCCCAAGGACGCGCCCGGCACGGACCCCCAGCAGCGCATGCTGCTGGAGGTCACCTGGGAGGCCTTCGAACGTGCCGGCATCGACCCCACGGCCGTGAAGGGCACGCAGACCGGTGTCTTCGTCGGCCTGATGCACCACGACTACCTCGGCGGCACCATCTCCGGCAGCATCGTCTCCGGCCGGATCGCCTACACCCTCGGACTCGAGGGCCCGGCGGTCACCATGGACACCGCCTGCTCCTCCTCCCTGGTCGCCCTCCACTCGGCGATCCAGTCGCTGCGCAAGGGGGAGTGCTCCCTCGCCCTGGCGGGCGGGGCCGCCCTCATGGCCAGCCCCGAGATGTTCGTCGAGTTCAGCGAGCGCCGCGCCCTCTCGCCCGACGGCCGCTGCCACTCCTTCTCCGACGACGCCGCCGGCGCCGCCTGGGCCGAGGGCGCGGGCATGCTCCTCGTCGAGCGGCTGTCCGACGCCCGCCGCAACGGGCACAAGGTGCTCGCCGTCGTGCGCGGCAGCGCCGTCAACCAGGACGGTGCCTCCAACGGCCTGACCGCGCCCAGCGGACCGGCCCAGGTCCGTGTCATCCAGCAGGCCCTCGCCGACGCCCAGCTGGCCCCCCACCACATCGACGCGGTGGAGGCCCACGGCACCGGCACCACGCTCGGTGACCCCATCGAGGCCCAGGCCGTCATCGCCGCCTACGGGCAGGACCGCCCCGAGGGCCTGCCGCTGTGGCTGGGCTCCATCAAGTCCAACATGGGCCACGCCCAGGCCGCCGCCGGAGTCGGCGCCGTCATCAAGATGGTCATGGCGATGCGCCACGGCACCCTCCCCAGGACCCTGCACGTCGGCACGCCCACCACCGCCGTCGACTGGAGCGCGGGCGACGTCGAGCTGCTCACCGAGCCCCGCCCCTGGGGCGGCGACGGCCGGCCGCGCCGCGCCGGCATCTCGTCCTTCGGCATCTCGGGCACCAACGCGCACACCGTCCTGGAGGAGGCCCCGGCGACCGAGGACGACGGGAGCGCCCCGCACCGCACCGGGCTGCCCGTCGTGCCGTGGCTGCTCTCCGGCAAGGGCGCCGACGCCGTGCAGCGGCAGGCGGAACGGCTGCTGGCCGCCGCCGGCGACCTCGACCCCTACGACGTCGGCCACTCCCTGGCCACCACCCGCTCCCTGTTCACCCACCGCGCCGCCGTCACCGGACGCGACCGTGACGAACTGCTGGCCGCCCTGCGCGAGGTCGCCGACGGCACCCGGGCGCCCGTCGTGGCACCCGAACCCGGCCGCCTCGCCGTGCTGTTCTCCGGACAGGGCTCGCAGCGTCCCGGCATGGGCCGCACCCTGCACGCCGCCTTCCCGGTGTTCGCCGCGGCCTTCGACGAGATCTGCGCCGCCTTCGACGAGCACCTGGACCGGCCGCTGCGCGACGTCATGTTCGACGAGGACGCCGACGGCGCCGACGCACCGCTGCACCGCACCGTGTACACCCAGGCGGCGCTGTTCACCTTCGAGACCGCCCTCCACCGGCTGCTGGAGCACTGGGGCGTCCGCCCCGACCTGCTCGCCGGACACTCCATCGGCGAGATCGTCGCCGCCCACGTCGCCGGAGTGCTCGACCTGAAGGACGCGGTCACCCTGGTCGCCGCCCGGGGCCGCCTCATGCAGGACCTTCCGGCCGGCGGCGCGATGGTGTCCCTGCGCGCCACCGAGGCCGAGGTCCTCGCGCTCCTCACCGACGGCGTCGACATCGCCGCCGTCAACGGCGCACGCTCCGTCGTGGTCTCCGGTGACGAGGCGGCCGTCCTCGCCGTCGCGGCCCAGGCCGAGAAGAGCACCCGGCTGAAGGTGTCGCACGCCTTCCACTCGCACCGCATGGACCCCATGCTGGAGCCCTTCCGCGAGGTACTGGCCGGCCTCACCTTCCACGAGCCCGCGCTCCCGGTCGTCTCCAACGTCACCGGCCGGATCGCCGACGACCTGACCGACCCCGACTACTGGGTACGGCACGTCCGCGAGGCCGTCCGCTTCCACGACGGTGCCACCACGCTCGCCGCCGAGGGTGCCACCCGTTTCCTCGAGATCGGCCCGGACTCGGTGCTCAGCACCATGGCGCAGGACGTGGTCCCCGACGCCATCGGCACCCAGCGGCGCGACCGTGCCGAGGACACCGCCCTCGTCGACGCCCTCTGCCGACTCCACCTCACCGGCACCGGCCCCGACTGGCGGACGGTCTTCACCGGCGGCCGCACCGTCGACCTGCCCACCTACCCGTTCCGCAGGGACCGGCACTGGGAGGACGCCCCCATCCTGCAGGCCGAACGCCAGGCCGCCTCCGGCGGCGACGCGGGCGACCCGTTCTGGGACCTGGTGCGCGAGCAGGACGTGAGTGCCGTCGCCGCCACCCTCGGTCTCGACGACGAGTGTTCCGTCGCCGCCGTCGTACCCGCCCTCGCGACCTGGCACGGCCGGCGACAGGCGCACGCCGCTGCGGACGGGCTCCGCCACCGCGTCACCTGGGAACCGCTGGCGCCTCCCGCCACCCCGGCGCTCGGCGGGACCTGGCTGGCCGTCGTCCCCGCGTCCACCGCCGACGACCCGTGGACCCGCGCGGTGACGGAGGGCCTGGCAGGCAACGGGCTGCACGTCGACGTCCTCACCGTGCCGGACACCGCCGACCGCGCCGCACTGGCCGACGCGCTCACCGGCCGGACCCCGGCCGACGGCATCCTGTACCTGCCCGCCCCGGCGACGCGGCCGGCCGCCCTCGCCGCACTCGTCCAGGCCCTCGGGGACACCGGCGCCGACGCCCCGCTGTGGTGCGCCACCCGGGACGCCGTCGCCCACGGAGCCGGCGCCACCGTCACCGGCTTCGCCCAGGCCGCACTGTGGGGCCTCGGCCGGGTCGCCGCCCTCGAGCACCCCGACCGGTGGGGCGGTCTCGTCGACCTGCCCGCGGAGGCCGGTCCGCGGACCGTGGCCCGTCTGGCCGCGCTGCTCGGCGACGCCGGCGGCGAGGACCAGGTCGTGATCCGTGAGTCCGGTGCCCACGGACGCCGGCTGGAGCACGCCCCCGCACGCGCGGGCGCCCCCTGGAAGCCGTCCGGTACCGTGCTGGTCACCGGCGCCACCGGCGCGGTCGGTGCCGTCGTCGCCCGCCGGCTCGCCGCCGAGGGCGCCGAACACCTGCTGCTCACCTCCCGCCGTGGCCCCGACGCCCCCGGCGCCGACGACCTGGTTCGTGAACTCACCGCCACCGGTACCGGTGTCACCCTGACCGCCTGCGACGTGAGCGACCGGTCCGCACTGGCCGGCCTGCTGGACTCCGTACCGGCACAGCACCCCCTGACGGCCGTCGTGCACCTGGCCGGCGCCCTCGACGACGGCGTCCTGGACTCCCTGGACGCCGACCGGTTCGCCCGCGTCCTCGGACCCAAGGCGGACGCGGCCCTCCACCTGCACGAACTGACCGCCGGGCTCGACCTGTCGGCGTTCGTGCTGTTCTCCTCCCTGACCGCCACCGTCGGCGGCGCCGGCCAGGCCAACTACGCCGCCGCCAACGCCTACCTGGACGCCCTGGCCGAGCACCGCCACGCGGCGGGACTGCCCGCCACCTCCGTGGCCTGGGGCCCGTGGGGCGGCGACGGCATGGCGGCGCACGGCGCGGTACGCGCCTCGGCCCGGGCGATGGGCATGTCCCTGCTCGACCCGGACACCGCCCTCACCGCGCTGCGCCGCGCCCTGGACGGCGGTGACACCACCGTCACCGTCGCCGACGTCGACTGGTCGGTGTTCGCCCCCGCGTTCACCTCGACCCGTCCCAGCCCGCTGCTGTCCGCACTGCCCGAGGCCCGCCGCACCACGAGCGGCCCGGACGGCGCGAACGCGGCCGACGGCTTCGCCGAGAAGCTCGCGGGACTCACCGGAGGGGAACGCGAGCGGGCCCTGTACGACCTGGTCTGCGGCCAGGCCGCCGCCGTCCTCGGATACGGCGACGCCGGCGCCGTCGAACCGACCACGGCGTTCCGCGACCTCGGCTTCGACTCGCTCACCTCGGTCGACCTGCGCAACCGGATCAGTGGCGCCGCCGGAGTGCCGCTGCCGGCCACGCTCATCTTCGACTACGCCACACCCGCCGCCCTCGCCAAGTACCTGGGCACCGAACTCGCCGGCGCGGACACCTCCGTGGACGCCGTGGTCGCCGAGCTCGAACGGGTCGCCGCCCGGCTCGGCGACCTCACCGCCGAGGACCTGGAGCAGAGCAGGGTCACCACCCGGCTGCAGACCCTGCTCAAGGACCTGGACAAGACCCTCGGCCAGGACGCGGCAGCCGTCACCGGCCGTCTCGAAGAGGCCTCCGCCGACGACGTGTTCGCGTTCATCGACAAAGAACTCGGCTCGGCGTGA
- a CDS encoding type I polyketide synthase, translating to MNNEEQLLDYLRRTTADLREARRRLRENEQRAHGPVAIVGIGCRYPGGVTSPEALWDLVATGTDAVSEFPGDRGWDVDALYDPDPDRPGTTYARTGGFLYDAPDFDYDFFGISPREALAMDPQQRLLLETSFEAFERAGIVPASLRGSRTGVFAGVMYNDYATRLDTVPDDLDGYLANGSAASIASGRIAYTFGLEGPVVTVDTACSSSLVALHWAVRALQAGECSLALAGGVTVMSTPETFVDFSRQRGLAPDGRCKAFSTAADGTGWGEGAGMLLVERLADARRNGHPVLAVVRGSAVNSDGASSRLTAPNGPSQQRVIRQALAGAGLTAADVDVVEAHGTGTSLGDPIEAQALLATYGREHPADRPLLLGSVKSNLGHTQAAAGVAGVVKMVMAMQHGEVPPTLHVDTPTDQVDWDAGAVELALDRSPWPDTGRPRRAAVSSFGISGTNAHVVLEQAPLEEEPEAAPGAVAAPAVAVAGPRAATPVPWIVTGRSPEALAGQIARLREHLTGRGDTAPADIALSLATTRTHFEHRAVAVGMDTDALLDALGTATPLTPVGGRTAFLFTGQGAQRPGMGRELHRAHPVYAEAFDAVCDLADPHLERPLGEVIDGDPELLTRTDYAQIAIFATEVALYRLLESWGVVPDYLAGHSVGELAAAHVAGVLSLPDAVSLVLARGGLMAALPAGGAMAALRATEEEVTPHLDEHVGLAAVNGPRSVVVSGTEEAVDALAARFERGKRLKVSHAFHSPLMDPMLEAFAEAASRCEYHEPRIPVVSTLTGVLAGPGELTTPGHWVDHVRRPVRFAPALDTLHDLGVRAFLEVGPDAALTALAAECLPPDSVCLPVMRRDGDEPHDLVTSVARLHAAGGTVDWEAFHAPHHARSTGLPTYAFRRTRLWLEAAAGGTGDADGLGQQTTGHPLLTAATELPDTQGAVLTGRLSLSSHPWLGDHAVHGTVLLPGTAFVEMALRAAAQTGCDTVGELTLHAPLTLPEKGSVAVQVAVDAERDGRRELTVWSRRSDTPDTPWTRNAGGVLTVAPSDGVPPADPAAWPPAGAEPVDLEGLYDRLARTGYGYGEVFQGLRAMWRRGEELYAEAALPDGARTTAGAFGLHPALLDAALHVNLLDLPGGQAVLPFAWSGVTLHRAGTDRLRLRLSPEGNDTVRVDLADGDGAPVATVRGLVARPVTAEQLTADADDPLYRIDLVPVPGAARTDLSDLAVCGAEAGLDAPRYRDLAALADAGDVPGTVVLAVPADPATGADLPERARDLVGTTLDTLRLWLDDERLTGRRLAVLLRGDHLAHAPLFGLVRAAAAENPGRFLLIGTDAGTAPDTALATALASDEPETVVRDGEVRVPRLARAKPGGPHVWDPDGTVLVTGGTGGLGALIARHLVTEHGVRRLLLVGRRGPDAPGAAGLRDELATLGAEVTLARCDVADRADLAALLGRHPVRAVVHAAGVVDNGVLATLDADRVERVLRPKVDAAWHLHDLTRESDLSAFVLLSSTAGLLVGGGQANYAAANTFLDGLAAHRRSLGLPAVSLAYGLWASDGGMSAGMDAADLERLSRLGLPPLAPAQGLRMFDAALGAEDALVVPVRLDGAAVRARPDGVPALLRGLVRPAARKAGAGAADGPSSATWRERLAALPETERDRALLDLVRTHVAGVLGHPSPQSVDPGRAFQEMGFDSLAAVELRNLLAGATGLSLPATLVFDQPSPRTLAAHLKTELVPGPADLARTALADVDRLEAVLLGLPDEDGSHTRVTARLEALLRGWQDARGGDAAPAPAQDFKEASDAELFATIDNELGAL from the coding sequence GTGAACAACGAAGAGCAGCTGCTCGACTACCTCAGGCGGACGACCGCGGACCTGCGGGAGGCACGACGCCGGCTGCGCGAGAACGAACAACGCGCACACGGACCGGTGGCCATCGTCGGCATCGGCTGCCGCTACCCGGGCGGTGTCACCTCGCCCGAGGCCCTGTGGGACCTGGTGGCGACGGGGACCGACGCCGTGTCGGAGTTCCCGGGCGACCGCGGCTGGGACGTGGACGCCCTGTACGACCCCGACCCGGACCGGCCCGGCACGACCTACGCACGCACCGGTGGCTTCCTGTACGACGCCCCCGACTTCGACTACGACTTCTTCGGCATCAGCCCCCGTGAGGCCCTCGCCATGGACCCGCAGCAACGCCTGCTGCTGGAGACCTCCTTCGAGGCGTTCGAGCGGGCGGGCATCGTCCCGGCCTCCCTGCGCGGGAGCCGCACGGGCGTGTTCGCCGGCGTGATGTACAACGACTACGCCACCCGGCTCGACACCGTCCCCGACGACCTCGACGGCTACCTCGCCAACGGCAGTGCCGCGAGCATCGCCTCCGGGCGCATCGCCTACACCTTCGGCCTGGAGGGCCCGGTCGTCACCGTCGACACCGCCTGCTCGTCCTCACTGGTCGCCCTGCACTGGGCGGTGCGCGCGCTGCAGGCCGGCGAGTGCTCCCTCGCACTGGCGGGCGGGGTCACCGTGATGTCCACCCCGGAGACGTTCGTCGACTTCAGCAGACAGCGCGGCCTCGCCCCCGACGGCCGCTGCAAGGCCTTCTCCACCGCCGCCGACGGCACCGGCTGGGGCGAGGGCGCCGGCATGCTGCTCGTGGAACGCCTGGCCGACGCACGGCGCAACGGCCACCCGGTGCTCGCCGTGGTGCGTGGCAGCGCCGTCAACTCCGACGGCGCCAGCAGCCGGCTGACCGCACCCAACGGCCCCTCCCAGCAACGGGTCATACGCCAGGCGCTGGCCGGCGCCGGCCTCACCGCCGCCGACGTCGACGTCGTGGAGGCACACGGCACCGGCACCTCGCTCGGCGACCCGATCGAAGCACAGGCCCTGCTGGCGACGTACGGCCGCGAACACCCCGCCGACCGGCCGCTGCTGCTGGGCTCCGTCAAGTCCAACCTCGGCCACACGCAGGCCGCCGCCGGCGTCGCCGGGGTCGTCAAGATGGTCATGGCCATGCAGCACGGCGAGGTGCCGCCCACCCTGCACGTCGACACCCCCACGGACCAGGTCGACTGGGACGCCGGAGCGGTCGAACTCGCCCTGGACCGGAGCCCCTGGCCCGACACCGGCCGTCCGCGCCGCGCGGCCGTCTCCTCCTTCGGCATCAGCGGCACCAACGCCCACGTGGTGCTGGAACAGGCCCCCCTCGAAGAGGAACCGGAGGCCGCCCCCGGCGCCGTCGCGGCACCGGCCGTCGCGGTCGCAGGCCCCCGTGCCGCCACACCCGTGCCCTGGATCGTCACCGGCCGCAGCCCCGAGGCCCTCGCCGGCCAGATCGCCCGCCTGCGCGAGCACCTCACCGGACGCGGCGACACCGCTCCGGCGGACATCGCGCTCTCCCTGGCCACCACCCGCACCCACTTCGAGCACCGCGCCGTCGCCGTCGGCATGGACACCGACGCGCTGCTGGACGCCCTGGGCACCGCGACCCCGCTCACCCCGGTCGGCGGCAGGACGGCCTTCCTCTTCACCGGACAGGGCGCCCAGCGGCCCGGCATGGGCCGCGAACTGCACCGCGCCCACCCGGTCTACGCCGAGGCGTTCGACGCGGTGTGCGACCTCGCCGACCCCCACCTGGAGCGCCCGCTCGGCGAGGTGATCGACGGCGACCCCGAACTGCTGACCCGTACCGACTACGCGCAGATCGCGATCTTCGCCACCGAGGTGGCCCTGTACCGGCTGCTGGAGTCGTGGGGCGTGGTGCCGGACTACCTGGCCGGCCACTCCGTCGGCGAGCTGGCCGCCGCCCACGTCGCCGGAGTGCTCTCCCTGCCGGACGCGGTGTCCCTCGTCCTCGCCCGGGGCGGCCTGATGGCGGCGCTCCCGGCCGGCGGTGCGATGGCCGCGCTGCGGGCGACCGAGGAGGAGGTCACCCCTCACCTGGACGAGCACGTCGGCCTCGCCGCCGTCAACGGTCCCCGCTCCGTGGTGGTGTCGGGGACGGAGGAGGCCGTCGACGCACTCGCCGCCCGCTTCGAACGCGGCAAGCGGCTCAAGGTCTCCCACGCCTTCCACTCGCCGCTGATGGACCCGATGCTGGAAGCCTTCGCCGAGGCGGCCTCGCGGTGCGAGTACCACGAGCCCCGGATCCCGGTGGTCTCCACCCTCACCGGCGTCCTCGCCGGTCCCGGCGAGCTCACCACCCCCGGCCACTGGGTGGACCACGTCCGCCGCCCCGTCCGGTTCGCCCCCGCCCTCGACACTCTGCACGACCTGGGCGTACGGGCGTTCCTCGAGGTCGGCCCGGACGCGGCTCTCACCGCACTGGCCGCCGAATGCCTGCCCCCGGACAGCGTGTGCCTGCCCGTCATGCGCCGTGACGGCGACGAGCCGCACGACCTCGTCACCTCCGTGGCCCGGCTGCACGCCGCCGGCGGAACCGTGGACTGGGAGGCGTTCCACGCCCCGCACCACGCCCGGAGCACCGGCCTGCCCACCTACGCCTTCCGGCGGACCCGCCTGTGGCTCGAGGCCGCCGCGGGCGGCACCGGCGACGCCGACGGGCTCGGACAGCAGACCACCGGCCATCCGCTGCTCACCGCCGCCACCGAACTGCCCGACACCCAGGGCGCGGTCCTCACGGGACGGCTGTCGCTGTCCTCCCACCCCTGGCTCGGCGACCACGCCGTCCACGGCACCGTCCTGCTGCCCGGCACCGCCTTCGTCGAGATGGCCCTGCGGGCCGCGGCGCAGACCGGCTGCGACACCGTGGGTGAACTCACCCTGCACGCCCCCCTCACCCTGCCGGAAAAAGGCTCCGTGGCCGTACAGGTCGCCGTCGACGCGGAACGTGACGGACGCCGTGAACTGACCGTCTGGTCACGCCGCAGCGACACCCCCGACACCCCGTGGACCCGCAACGCCGGTGGCGTCCTGACCGTCGCGCCCTCCGACGGCGTACCGCCCGCCGACCCCGCCGCCTGGCCGCCCGCCGGTGCGGAACCCGTGGACCTGGAAGGGCTCTACGACCGGCTGGCCCGCACCGGATACGGCTACGGTGAGGTCTTCCAGGGCCTGCGCGCCATGTGGCGCCGGGGCGAGGAGCTGTACGCCGAAGCCGCCCTGCCCGACGGAGCACGCACCACCGCCGGAGCCTTCGGCCTCCACCCGGCCCTGCTGGACGCCGCCCTGCACGTGAACCTGCTGGACCTGCCCGGCGGACAGGCCGTGCTGCCGTTCGCCTGGAGCGGCGTCACCCTGCACCGGGCCGGCACCGACCGCCTGCGCCTGCGCCTGTCCCCGGAGGGCAACGACACCGTACGCGTCGACCTGGCCGACGGGGACGGCGCACCCGTCGCCACCGTGCGCGGCCTCGTGGCCCGCCCCGTCACGGCCGAGCAGCTCACCGCCGACGCCGACGACCCCCTGTACCGGATCGACCTCGTCCCGGTCCCCGGCGCGGCCCGGACGGACCTGTCCGACCTGGCCGTGTGCGGTGCCGAAGCGGGCCTCGACGCACCCCGGTACCGCGACCTCGCCGCACTGGCGGACGCGGGCGACGTGCCCGGCACGGTCGTCCTGGCCGTACCCGCCGACCCCGCCACCGGCGCCGACCTGCCGGAGCGGGCACGCGACCTGGTGGGCACCACCCTGGACACCCTGCGGCTATGGCTCGACGACGAACGCCTCACGGGCCGCCGGCTCGCCGTACTGCTGCGGGGCGACCACCTCGCGCACGCCCCGCTGTTCGGCCTGGTGCGCGCGGCGGCGGCCGAGAACCCCGGCCGGTTCCTGCTGATCGGCACCGACGCCGGCACCGCACCGGACACCGCCCTCGCCACGGCGCTGGCGTCCGACGAACCGGAGACCGTGGTGCGCGACGGCGAGGTACGCGTGCCGCGCCTGGCACGCGCCAAGCCCGGCGGCCCCCACGTCTGGGACCCGGACGGCACGGTCCTCGTCACCGGCGGCACCGGAGGCCTGGGCGCCCTGATCGCCCGTCACCTGGTCACCGAACACGGCGTGCGACGCCTGCTGCTGGTAGGCCGGAGGGGCCCGGACGCCCCCGGCGCGGCCGGCCTCCGGGACGAACTCGCCACGCTCGGCGCCGAGGTCACCCTCGCCCGGTGCGACGTCGCGGACCGCGCCGACCTCGCCGCGCTTCTGGGCCGGCACCCGGTACGCGCCGTGGTGCACGCCGCCGGCGTCGTCGACAACGGCGTCCTGGCCACCCTCGACGCGGACCGGGTCGAACGGGTCCTGCGGCCCAAGGTCGACGCCGCCTGGCACCTGCACGACCTGACCCGGGAGTCGGACCTGTCCGCGTTCGTCCTGCTGTCCTCCACCGCGGGCCTGCTCGTCGGCGGCGGCCAGGCCAACTACGCGGCCGCCAACACCTTCCTCGACGGCCTCGCCGCCCACCGCCGCTCCCTCGGTCTGCCCGCCGTCTCCCTGGCCTACGGCCTGTGGGCATCGGACGGCGGCATGAGCGCCGGCATGGACGCGGCCGACCTGGAGCGGCTGAGCCGTCTCGGCCTGCCGCCCCTGGCGCCCGCCCAGGGACTGCGCATGTTCGACGCCGCCCTCGGCGCCGAGGACGCCCTCGTGGTCCCCGTCCGCCTGGACGGGGCCGCCGTACGGGCCCGGCCCGACGGTGTGCCCGCGCTGCTGCGCGGACTCGTCCGCCCCGCGGCCCGCAAGGCGGGCGCCGGGGCCGCCGACGGCCCCTCGTCGGCCACCTGGCGCGAACGGCTCGCCGCCCTGCCCGAAACCGAACGCGACCGTGCCCTGCTCGATCTGGTCCGCACCCACGTGGCCGGCGTGCTCGGGCACCCCTCACCGCAGTCGGTGGACCCCGGACGCGCCTTCCAGGAGATGGGCTTCGACTCGCTCGCCGCCGTCGAACTGCGCAACCTCCTCGCGGGCGCCACCGGTCTCAGCCTCCCGGCGACGCTGGTCTTCGACCAGCCCTCGCCCCGCACCCTCGCCGCCCACCTCAAGACCGAACTGGTCCCGGGACCGGCCGACCTCGCCCGGACCGCCCTGGCCGACGTGGACCGCCTCGAGGCCGTACTGCTCGGCCTGCCCGACGAGGACGGCAGCCACACCCGCGTCACCGCACGCCTCGAAGCCCTCCTCCGCGGCTGGCAGGACGCCCGCGGCGGCGACGCCGCGCCCGCGCCGGCGCAGGACTTCAAAGAGGCCAGCGACGCGGAACTCTTCGCGACGATCGACAACGAACTGGGAGCCCTGTGA